In Trichocoleus desertorum NBK24, the following are encoded in one genomic region:
- the cas12k gene encoding type V CRISPR-associated protein Cas12k (Type V-K CRISPR systems have also been known as with the large Cas12k protein, has also been known as type V-U5, and Cas12k as C2c5.), whose protein sequence is MSQITIQCRLVANEATRQHLWELMTRLNTPLINELIEQTSQHPDFETWRQRGKLPATVVSQLCQPLKIDPRFTGQPARFYISAVHVVDYIYKSWLALQKRLQRQLDGKTRWINILKSDAELTEICQQSIEVIRARASEVLTQFKQDSTPVDASSSKGRKRKKTEQGSEDPNRSFATVLFEVYQNTENLLDHCVISYLLKNGGKVSNREEDPAKFAKRYRKTEIQIQRLRDKLEGRMPRGRDLTGQKWLETLAIATTTVPQSEIEAKHWQAQLLAKPSSLPFPAIFETNEDMSWSCNQKRRICVKFNGLGEHTFEIYCDQRQLHWFQRFLEDQETKRNSKNQHSSALFTLRSGRLAWQQGEEKGEPWNIHHLVLYCTVDTRLWTAEGTEQVRQEKAVEVTKIITRLSDKKDLSKTQQEYAKRLNSTLTRINNSFNRPSRPLPQTNPSMVVGVSLGWDKPATVAVWNANTQEVVAYRSIRQLLGDDYDLLNRQRQKQQQIAHQRHKAQRKDAAHQFGTSELGQHVDRLIAKAVVEIAQNYQASSIALPKVGELRESLQSEIQAKAEQKCSGYLQGQQRYMKQYSTSIHRWSYSRLIQNIQTQAAKVGILLEEGQQPVRGSPQDKAKAVAIAAYQARQ, encoded by the coding sequence ATGAGTCAAATCACTATTCAGTGCCGTTTGGTCGCCAATGAAGCAACTCGTCAGCATCTTTGGGAGCTGATGACCCGCCTGAACACTCCTCTAATCAATGAACTCATTGAACAAACCAGTCAGCACCCTGACTTTGAAACCTGGAGGCAGAGAGGAAAACTTCCTGCAACAGTAGTAAGCCAACTCTGTCAACCGCTCAAAATCGATCCTCGCTTTACTGGTCAGCCCGCTCGTTTCTATATCTCAGCTGTTCATGTGGTTGATTACATCTACAAGTCCTGGTTAGCTTTACAGAAAAGGCTACAGCGCCAACTAGATGGCAAAACTCGCTGGATTAATATTCTAAAAAGCGATGCTGAATTAACTGAGATCTGTCAGCAGAGTATTGAGGTTATTCGCGCTAGAGCGAGTGAGGTTCTGACTCAATTTAAGCAGGACAGTACTCCTGTTGATGCTTCCTCTAGCAAAGGTAGAAAACGAAAGAAAACTGAGCAGGGTTCTGAAGACCCTAACCGTAGCTTTGCCACTGTTCTCTTCGAGGTTTACCAGAACACAGAAAATCTATTAGATCACTGCGTGATCAGCTATCTGCTGAAGAATGGAGGTAAGGTTAGCAATCGCGAAGAAGATCCAGCCAAATTTGCAAAGCGCTACCGCAAAACTGAGATTCAAATCCAACGCCTTCGAGATAAGTTAGAAGGTCGCATGCCAAGAGGAAGGGATCTCACTGGGCAGAAGTGGCTGGAAACTTTAGCGATCGCCACTACCACAGTACCCCAATCTGAAATCGAGGCGAAACATTGGCAAGCTCAACTTCTAGCCAAGCCAAGTTCCCTACCCTTTCCTGCGATATTCGAGACGAATGAAGACATGAGTTGGTCTTGTAATCAAAAAAGACGAATCTGTGTCAAATTCAATGGTTTAGGAGAACATACTTTTGAAATTTACTGTGACCAGCGACAGCTACATTGGTTTCAGCGTTTCTTAGAAGACCAAGAAACCAAACGCAACAGCAAAAACCAGCATTCTAGTGCATTATTCACTCTCCGCTCTGGTCGGCTCGCTTGGCAACAAGGAGAGGAAAAAGGAGAACCCTGGAATATCCATCACTTAGTTCTCTACTGTACTGTGGATACCCGCCTTTGGACTGCTGAAGGAACAGAGCAGGTACGGCAGGAGAAAGCTGTTGAAGTTACAAAAATCATCACACGTTTGAGCGACAAGAAAGATCTCTCTAAAACTCAGCAAGAATATGCTAAACGGCTTAACTCCACACTGACTCGAATCAACAATTCTTTCAACCGCCCTAGCCGACCCTTACCCCAAACCAATCCTAGTATGGTAGTTGGTGTTAGCTTAGGCTGGGATAAACCCGCTACTGTTGCTGTCTGGAATGCGAATACGCAGGAAGTTGTAGCTTACCGCAGTATTCGACAACTGCTTGGAGATGACTATGATCTGCTCAATCGCCAACGTCAAAAGCAACAGCAAATTGCTCATCAACGACACAAAGCTCAAAGGAAAGATGCTGCTCATCAGTTCGGCACCTCTGAACTTGGACAACATGTAGACCGACTAATCGCAAAAGCCGTTGTTGAGATCGCCCAAAACTATCAAGCCAGCAGCATCGCCCTACCTAAGGTAGGTGAGCTGCGCGAGAGCTTGCAAAGTGAGATACAGGCCAAAGCGGAGCAGAAATGCTCTGGCTATCTCCAAGGCCAGCAAAGATATATGAAACAGTACTCTACCAGTATTCATCGCTGGAGTTACAGTCGATTAATTCAAAATATTCAAACTCAAGCAGCTAAAGTTGGTATTCTTCTTGAAGAAGGGCAACAGCCAGTACGAGGCAGTCCTCAAGACAAAGCAAAAGCAGTGGCGATCGCTGCCTATCAAGCCCGTCAATAG
- a CDS encoding IS1 family transposase (programmed frameshift), translating to MNCPSCQSQNVVKNGTTRRQDISVVQKYQCKACKRQFNERTGTPMSRLRTPSVIVGAALNVRTEGLGIRATGRSFGKSHSTIMRWEQRLAQQATEWSPPAPDGSNVTLEGDEVYTRVGENLPPEASEGWTIHFIERQSRYWITAQAGKKQTQLFEQGTQSAWNWAKPAQFIRWFTDGERRYGKALWKLACVYLKLGEAHPDYHHRKVWREGLEVAMKIKGSQGNRRIEWVYPEHPFTAISAVSEVHANHNEAQNRALRRRCSAYRRRQNLYAKCVQGLQRVLQVQRLIHNWVRPHWGLVKGTTPAMAMGFCGRPLSMPELLTQRGFTAILP from the exons ATGAACTGCCCATCTTGCCAAAGCCAAAATGTGGTGAAAAATGGGACAACCAGACGTCAAGATATCAGTGTTGTTCAGAAATATCAGTGCAAGGCTTGCAAGCGGCAATTCAACGAACGAACAGGCACTCCAATGTCAAGGCTACGCACCCCGTCAGTAATTGTGGGTGCGGCTTTGAATGTTCGCACGGAAGGATTGGGCATTCGTGCGACCGGACGCTCGTTTGGCAAGTCCCACTCAACCATCATGCGTTGGGAGCAAAGGCTTGCCCAGCAAGCTACAGAATGGTCACCGCCTGCACCGGATGGGTCTAATGTCACGCTCGAAGGGGATGAAGTGTACACTCGTGTCGGCGAGAACCTT CCCCCCGAAGCAAGTGAAGGTTGGACAATCCATTTTATCGAACGCCAGAGTCGCTATTGGATTACCGCCCAGGCAGGCAAAAAGCAGACTCAACTGTTTGAGCAAGGCACTCAAAGCGCTTGGAATTGGGCAAAACCAGCCCAGTTCATTCGTTGGTTTACTGATGGTGAACGGCGCTATGGTAAAGCATTGTGGAAACTTGCCTGTGTCTATCTCAAATTAGGAGAAGCTCATCCGGATTACCATCACCGCAAGGTTTGGCGGGAAGGGTTAGAAGTCGCCATGAAAATCAAAGGTTCTCAAGGCAACAGGCGGATTGAGTGGGTTTACCCTGAGCATCCATTTACGGCTATCAGTGCCGTATCTGAGGTGCATGCCAATCATAACGAAGCTCAAAACAGGGCACTCAGACGACGCTGTAGTGCTTATCGTAGACGACAGAACCTTTACGCCAAGTGTGTACAGGGATTACAACGAGTACTGCAGGTGCAACGACTGATCCATAATTGGGTTCGTCCACACTGGGGGCTAGTCAAAGGCACTACTCCAGCAATGGCAATGGGGTTTTGCGGTCGTCCGTTATCGATGCCTGAACTTCTGACTCAAAGGGGTTTTACTGCTATCCTCCCTTAG
- a CDS encoding type I restriction-modification system subunit M N-terminal domain-containing protein — MSLNATIKSIQDVMRKDVGVDGDAQRIGQLGWMLFYKIFSDQDAELEINDDDYESPIPLELRWDEWADSQKLGKAAPTGEDLLKLVDTKLFPKLKGLTADELEGVSHQRALLLRSVFEDAYNYMKSGTLLRQVVDKINESIGTGLLREDSSKTPLSQKFRHR; from the coding sequence ATGTCGTTGAATGCCACGATCAAATCGATTCAAGACGTGATGCGAAAAGACGTGGGGGTGGATGGTGATGCTCAGCGGATTGGTCAGTTGGGCTGGATGCTGTTCTACAAAATCTTCAGCGACCAAGATGCTGAACTAGAAATTAACGATGATGATTACGAGTCCCCGATTCCGCTGGAGTTGCGGTGGGATGAGTGGGCAGATAGCCAGAAGCTTGGCAAAGCAGCACCAACGGGTGAGGATCTGCTGAAGTTAGTGGATACAAAGCTATTTCCCAAACTGAAAGGACTGACGGCGGATGAGTTGGAGGGGGTTTCACACCAGCGGGCGTTATTGCTTCGCAGCGTGTTTGAAGATGCCTACAACTACATGAAGTCGGGGACGCTGCTGCGACAAGTGGTGGACAAGATTAACGAGAGTATTGGCACTGGTCTTCTAAGGGAGGATAGCAGTAAAACCCCTTTGAGTCAGAAGTTCAGGCATCGATAA
- a CDS encoding type I restriction-modification enzyme R subunit C-terminal domain-containing protein, with translation MAKERVSYYDKNGKLTTESLKDYTRRTVNEAYKSLDRFLKQWHEADRKEAIVDELEKRGVVLEALEAMVGRDYDAFDLICYVAFDRPPLTRQERAEQVRKRDVFTKYGETARAVLDALLNKYADQGVVSIEDTTVLQLDPFTQIGTTVELIRSFGGKQQYRVAIQELQQMLYEDQGA, from the coding sequence GTGGCAAAGGAGCGGGTTAGCTATTACGACAAAAATGGCAAACTCACAACCGAATCGCTCAAGGACTACACCCGTCGCACTGTGAATGAGGCCTATAAGTCTTTAGACCGTTTCCTCAAGCAGTGGCACGAAGCCGATCGCAAGGAAGCGATTGTTGACGAGCTGGAGAAACGGGGTGTGGTGCTAGAAGCTTTAGAAGCGATGGTTGGCAGGGACTACGATGCGTTTGATTTAATTTGCTACGTAGCTTTCGATCGCCCCCCTCTAACGCGCCAAGAACGGGCTGAGCAGGTGCGGAAGCGAGATGTGTTTACGAAGTATGGGGAAACGGCTCGTGCAGTCTTAGATGCCCTATTGAACAAGTATGCCGATCAGGGTGTGGTTTCGATTGAAGACACGACCGTTTTGCAGCTTGACCCATTTACCCAAATTGGCACAACGGTGGAGTTAATCCGGAGTTTTGGAGGCAAGCAGCAGTATCGAGTCGCCATCCAGGAACTACAGCAGATGCTGTACGAAGATCAGGGTGCTTGA
- the hsdR gene encoding EcoAI/FtnUII family type I restriction enzme subunit R, whose amino-acid sequence MSKKDLSETDICDRYITPALHQAGWKKSQIRREYGFTDGQMMVVGPLVSRGKRKRADYLLFYQSNQPIAVIEAKDNHHSVGDGMQQALGYAEALQVPFVFSSNGDAFLFHDRSGTYRQVEQQIGLDAFPSPAELWERYKQWQQLQEVDADLLTAPYFIEIGGKEVRYYQQLAVNRAIEAIARGQKRCLLVMATGTGKTFTVFNIIWRLWKTKAAKRVLFLADRNILVDQTIVNDFRPFGEVMTKLDRRLVDENGRINTSYEIYLGLYQAIIGNEERDNLYEKFNRDFFDLVVIDECHRGSAAEDSNWRQVLDYFSDAVQVGLTATPKETEYVSNIDYFGQPVFTYSLKQGIEDGFLAPFKRIQVDLDKDLEGWTPEDGELDDQGQLIEQRGFNLRDYDRNIVFDQRTQAVAEYVSEFLHQGDPMRKTIIFCEDIDHAERMRQALVNVELNRGLVQKDRRYIMRITGDDKEGKAQLDHFINPKEAYPVITTTSKLMTTGVDAQTCHVIVLDRRILSMTEFKQIIGRGTRLRPDYGKNFFTIIDFRGATQLFEDSDWDGPAIQDENFEQGNKSDSSDPAANPDQFGDDGFTNGDRIQYQVSR is encoded by the coding sequence ATGAGCAAGAAAGACCTCAGTGAAACCGATATTTGCGATCGCTACATTACACCTGCCCTTCATCAGGCTGGTTGGAAGAAGAGTCAGATTCGTAGAGAATATGGTTTTACCGATGGTCAGATGATGGTTGTGGGACCACTAGTGAGTCGAGGCAAGCGAAAACGAGCCGATTACCTACTGTTTTATCAGTCGAACCAGCCGATCGCAGTGATTGAGGCAAAGGACAATCACCACAGTGTTGGAGATGGGATGCAGCAAGCCCTGGGTTATGCGGAAGCGTTGCAGGTGCCCTTTGTTTTTTCCTCGAATGGAGATGCCTTTTTATTCCATGACCGCAGCGGCACTTATAGGCAGGTAGAGCAACAGATTGGCTTAGATGCGTTTCCGTCACCTGCTGAATTGTGGGAACGCTACAAGCAATGGCAGCAACTTCAAGAAGTTGACGCAGATCTGCTAACTGCGCCCTATTTTATTGAGATTGGGGGTAAAGAGGTTCGTTACTACCAGCAGCTAGCAGTGAATCGCGCGATTGAAGCGATCGCTCGTGGGCAGAAGCGGTGCTTGCTCGTGATGGCAACTGGAACCGGAAAAACCTTTACCGTGTTCAACATTATTTGGCGGTTGTGGAAGACCAAAGCTGCCAAGCGGGTGTTGTTTCTGGCCGATCGCAATATTCTGGTGGATCAGACAATCGTGAATGACTTCCGGCCCTTTGGTGAGGTCATGACTAAGCTGGATCGTAGGCTAGTGGATGAAAACGGGCGAATCAATACCTCCTACGAAATCTACTTGGGGCTGTATCAAGCCATTATTGGCAATGAAGAACGAGATAACCTCTACGAGAAATTCAATCGCGACTTTTTTGATTTAGTGGTGATTGATGAGTGTCATCGAGGGAGTGCAGCAGAGGATTCTAATTGGCGGCAGGTGCTCGACTATTTTTCTGATGCGGTGCAAGTGGGACTGACTGCAACGCCGAAGGAAACGGAGTACGTTTCTAATATTGATTATTTTGGTCAACCTGTTTTCACCTATTCCTTAAAGCAGGGGATTGAAGACGGGTTTCTGGCACCATTTAAGCGGATTCAAGTTGATTTGGATAAGGACTTGGAGGGCTGGACACCAGAGGACGGTGAGCTGGATGACCAGGGACAACTCATTGAACAGCGGGGATTTAACCTACGGGATTATGACCGCAATATTGTTTTTGACCAACGCACCCAGGCAGTTGCAGAGTATGTCAGTGAGTTTTTGCATCAGGGTGATCCGATGAGAAAGACGATCATCTTCTGTGAAGATATTGACCACGCGGAGCGGATGCGGCAAGCCCTGGTTAATGTGGAACTCAATCGAGGACTGGTGCAAAAAGACCGCCGCTATATCATGCGAATTACAGGCGACGACAAGGAAGGCAAAGCTCAGCTTGACCACTTCATTAACCCCAAAGAAGCTTACCCAGTGATCACAACGACCTCAAAGTTGATGACAACGGGAGTGGATGCTCAAACGTGCCATGTGATTGTGCTCGATCGCCGAATTTTATCGATGACGGAGTTCAAGCAAATTATTGGACGGGGGACTCGACTACGCCCAGATTATGGCAAGAACTTTTTCACGATTATTGACTTTCGGGGGGCAACTCAGCTTTTTGAAGACTCAGATTGGGATGGGCCAGCAATTCAAGATGAGAATTTTGAGCAGGGCAATAAATCCGACAGTTCTGATCCTGCTGCCAACCCTGATCAATTTGGGGATGATGGGTTTACTAATGGCGATCGCATTCAGTATCAGGTCAGCCGTTAA
- the tnpC gene encoding IS66 family transposase — MISFCHEGTASSRWTEPRRKDALIQGLWQELQTLRAEVEKLKQEQVKKTSRNSSLPPSQGFKPNQSSSQPTPPNRKETGSHRNGGRELSQQPDQVVVAQATSCPHCGVEVDLSTQRLSGIYERIELPPMTPHITRVERYGGICQCCQQAYEAPVPVGLEPGSPFGTSVASLVTYLRYSHAISYQRLSQLMSDLYGLRLSEGAIANLLQRVQAQLENPVAKIVERLRSARLVGSDETGARVKGTNQWEWVFQNDQVCLHVIRPSRGKTVIDTVMAGHQPQVWVSDLFSAQAAHPAHDWQVCLAHQLRDCQYAMDAGDELFAPRMKWLLLKAIALQRRRHTLSASTVQQYCARFRGLLREILNLQPKSLEGQRLLKRYQKIRAHLLLFLRDETIPPTNNASEQALRWSVVFRKVTTGFRSDWGAELFAHVRSLVNTAKRQGISAFDAISRALISQQTDWLLG; from the coding sequence ATGATAAGCTTTTGCCATGAAGGAACTGCCTCCTCTAGATGGACTGAGCCACGCAGAAAAGATGCCTTAATTCAAGGGCTGTGGCAGGAGTTGCAGACATTGCGGGCAGAGGTCGAAAAGCTGAAGCAAGAACAGGTCAAGAAAACTTCCCGTAATTCAAGCTTGCCTCCCTCTCAGGGCTTTAAGCCAAATCAGAGCAGTTCTCAGCCAACTCCTCCCAATCGTAAGGAAACGGGGAGTCACCGTAACGGTGGGCGAGAATTGAGCCAACAGCCGGATCAAGTCGTCGTTGCCCAAGCCACAAGTTGTCCCCACTGTGGGGTCGAAGTGGATCTATCAACACAACGCTTGAGCGGGATTTACGAACGCATTGAATTGCCACCGATGACTCCTCACATCACACGAGTGGAACGTTACGGCGGGATTTGTCAGTGTTGTCAGCAGGCGTATGAAGCTCCTGTTCCAGTCGGTTTGGAGCCAGGGTCTCCCTTTGGCACCAGTGTCGCGAGTTTAGTGACCTATCTCCGTTACAGCCATGCCATCAGCTATCAACGGCTGAGCCAGTTAATGAGTGACCTTTACGGTCTCCGCCTGTCCGAAGGAGCGATTGCCAATCTCTTGCAACGGGTGCAGGCTCAGCTAGAAAACCCGGTGGCCAAGATTGTCGAACGTTTACGCAGTGCTCGTCTGGTCGGCAGTGATGAGACGGGTGCACGCGTGAAGGGGACCAACCAGTGGGAATGGGTGTTTCAGAACGACCAAGTGTGTTTGCATGTGATTCGTCCCAGTCGTGGCAAAACGGTCATTGATACGGTGATGGCTGGGCATCAACCGCAGGTTTGGGTGTCTGATTTATTCAGTGCTCAAGCGGCGCATCCAGCGCACGACTGGCAAGTGTGTCTAGCTCATCAACTGCGCGATTGTCAGTATGCCATGGATGCGGGCGATGAGTTGTTTGCGCCACGGATGAAATGGCTGCTCCTCAAAGCCATTGCCCTGCAACGGCGACGACACACCCTGTCTGCCTCAACCGTTCAGCAGTATTGCGCCCGATTTCGCGGCTTACTGCGGGAGATCTTGAACCTGCAACCCAAATCGCTCGAGGGACAGCGGTTGCTCAAACGGTACCAGAAGATTCGGGCTCATCTGTTGCTGTTTTTGAGGGATGAGACGATTCCGCCGACCAATAATGCCAGTGAGCAAGCGTTGCGCTGGAGCGTCGTCTTTCGCAAGGTGACGACCGGATTCCGCTCGGACTGGGGAGCGGAGTTATTCGCTCATGTGCGATCGTTGGTCAATACTGCGAAGCGTCAGGGCATTTCTGCCTTTGATGCCATTTCTCGTGCCCTTATCTCACAGCAGACAGATTGGCTACTGGGTTGA
- a CDS encoding TniQ family protein: MIGRGIQPWLFEVEPYEGESLSHFLGRFRRLNHLSPSGLGQLAGIGAVIARWERFHLNPFPTQTELEALAKVLMVDTNRLTQMLPSKGVGMQFEPIRLCGTCYAETPCHRMEWQYKSVWKCDRHNLKLLAKCPNCEAKFKQPSLWEAGRCERCQKAFDTMQTLQKQAEH; this comes from the coding sequence ATGATAGGCAGAGGCATCCAGCCTTGGCTATTTGAGGTTGAGCCCTATGAGGGAGAAAGCCTCAGCCATTTTCTAGGTCGCTTTAGGCGGTTGAACCACTTAAGTCCGAGTGGGTTGGGTCAACTTGCAGGAATTGGGGCAGTGATTGCTCGATGGGAAAGATTTCATTTGAATCCGTTTCCTACCCAGACGGAACTTGAGGCACTAGCAAAAGTACTCATGGTCGATACAAATCGGCTGACTCAGATGCTGCCGTCCAAAGGAGTAGGAATGCAGTTTGAGCCGATTCGGCTATGTGGAACCTGCTATGCAGAAACGCCTTGTCATCGAATGGAATGGCAGTATAAGTCGGTATGGAAGTGCGATCGTCATAACCTAAAGCTTTTGGCTAAATGCCCAAACTGTGAGGCGAAATTTAAGCAACCGTCTCTCTGGGAAGCTGGACGCTGTGAGAGGTGTCAAAAGGCATTTGACACAATGCAAACTTTGCAAAAGCAAGCTGAGCATTAA
- a CDS encoding TniB family NTP-binding protein: MTQAKELAQALGELQPDTASLVAETNRLGKKTVMPLEQVSKLHGWLDGKRKSRQSCRVVGESRTGKSFACEAYLYRNKPRQETGKKPIVPVVCIQPPQKCGSKELFKELIEFLKHRATKGTVSDFRGRAMEVLQACEVEMIIIDEADRLKPETFADVRDIYDKLGIAVVLVGTDRLDAVIKRDEQVYNRFRACHRFGKLSGEDFKNTVAFWEQKVLKLPVASNLTSKEMLRILVSATEGYIGRLDEILRESAIRSLSAGFKKVEKSVLQEVTQGYK; this comes from the coding sequence ATGACTCAAGCAAAGGAACTGGCTCAAGCATTAGGTGAACTGCAACCAGATACAGCTTCGTTGGTAGCCGAAACTAATCGGCTAGGTAAGAAAACTGTGATGCCATTGGAGCAAGTCAGTAAGTTGCACGGATGGTTAGATGGTAAGCGAAAATCTAGGCAGTCTTGTCGAGTTGTTGGAGAATCCAGAACAGGCAAGTCGTTTGCATGTGAGGCATATTTGTATCGTAATAAGCCTCGGCAGGAAACTGGTAAGAAACCGATCGTTCCGGTTGTATGCATTCAACCTCCTCAGAAATGCGGTTCTAAGGAACTATTTAAGGAGCTGATTGAGTTTTTGAAGCATCGGGCGACGAAAGGAACTGTATCAGACTTTCGTGGTAGGGCAATGGAGGTTCTCCAGGCATGTGAGGTAGAGATGATAATAATTGACGAGGCTGATCGTCTTAAACCAGAAACATTTGCTGATGTGCGGGATATTTACGACAAATTAGGAATTGCTGTCGTTCTAGTTGGTACTGATCGCTTAGACGCAGTAATTAAGCGAGATGAGCAAGTCTACAATCGCTTTCGCGCCTGTCATCGCTTTGGTAAATTATCTGGCGAGGATTTTAAGAATACAGTTGCTTTTTGGGAGCAAAAAGTGCTCAAGCTTCCTGTTGCATCCAATCTGACTAGCAAGGAAATGCTACGGATTTTGGTTTCTGCTACGGAGGGTTATATTGGCCGATTAGATGAAATCTTGCGCGAATCAGCAATTCGATCGCTCTCAGCAGGTTTTAAGAAGGTTGAGAAATCAGTGCTCCAAGAAGTAACCCAAGGGTACAAGTAA
- a CDS encoding Mu transposase C-terminal domain-containing protein encodes MQDSLVLNSQSSVFIPDSPYQDINPAEPQVIINELSAEAQLKLEVIQSLIEPCDRATYGHKLRDAAENLGVSVRSVQRLVKRWEQEGLAGITKDSRGDKGQHRIGDFWENFIIKTYKEGNKGSKRMTPKQVAIRIQAKAREIKDEKPPHYRTVLRVLEPIIKRQEQAKSIRTPGWRGSTLSVKTRDGKDISVECSNHVWQCDHTLVDVLLVDQYGELLGRPWLTTVIDSYSRCIMGVNLGFDAPSSQVVALALRHAILPKKYGSEYNLHCEWGTYGKPHHFYTDGGKDFRSNHVQRIATDLGFVCHLRDRPAEGGIVERPFRTLNEQLFSTLEGYTGSNVQERPKEAEKEACWTLRELEQKLIQFIVHQYNRRPDARMGGDQSRFGRWEAGLPEIPDPIDERQLDICLMKATRRRVQRGGYLQFENLMYRGEYLAGYAGETVSLRFDPKDITTVLVYRQENNQDVFLARAYAQSLETEQLSYEEAKASSRRLREAGKTLSNEAILQEALDRDVLVNTKKNRKQRQKEEQKLLRSQREAIDEKPALKAVEPELEETQLAIEADAEFEGFEPIDFDELRGDW; translated from the coding sequence ATGCAGGATTCCCTGGTTCTGAATAGTCAGTCTTCTGTCTTTATCCCAGATTCTCCTTATCAAGATATTAACCCAGCAGAGCCGCAGGTCATTATTAATGAACTCAGTGCTGAGGCTCAACTAAAACTAGAAGTGATTCAAAGCCTCATTGAGCCATGCGATCGCGCTACGTATGGTCACAAACTGAGAGATGCTGCCGAGAATTTAGGTGTTTCAGTGCGATCGGTACAACGATTGGTGAAACGCTGGGAGCAGGAGGGGCTAGCAGGTATTACCAAAGATTCTAGGGGTGATAAAGGCCAGCATCGTATTGGTGATTTCTGGGAAAACTTTATCATCAAGACTTATAAAGAGGGCAACAAGGGTAGCAAACGTATGACTCCCAAGCAAGTTGCCATCAGAATTCAGGCAAAAGCTCGCGAAATTAAGGATGAAAAACCACCCCACTATAGAACTGTTCTGCGAGTACTAGAACCCATCATTAAGAGGCAGGAACAAGCAAAGAGTATACGGACTCCAGGATGGCGAGGCTCAACTTTATCAGTCAAAACTCGTGACGGCAAGGATATTTCTGTCGAGTGTAGTAACCATGTATGGCAGTGCGATCACACTCTTGTAGATGTGCTCTTAGTCGATCAGTATGGTGAACTTTTGGGTCGTCCTTGGTTAACAACAGTTATTGATAGCTATTCCCGTTGCATTATGGGAGTTAACTTAGGATTTGATGCCCCAAGTTCCCAAGTAGTAGCGCTGGCACTGCGTCATGCGATTCTGCCTAAAAAGTATGGTTCAGAATACAATCTGCACTGCGAGTGGGGTACCTACGGCAAACCCCACCACTTTTATACGGATGGTGGCAAGGACTTTCGATCCAATCACGTGCAGCGAATTGCAACTGATTTAGGCTTTGTCTGCCACCTGCGCGATCGTCCTGCTGAAGGCGGTATTGTTGAGCGTCCTTTTAGAACGTTAAACGAGCAACTGTTTTCAACTTTAGAAGGATATACGGGGTCAAATGTACAAGAGCGTCCAAAAGAAGCTGAAAAAGAAGCTTGTTGGACGCTACGTGAGTTGGAGCAAAAACTTATCCAGTTTATTGTTCACCAGTACAACAGAAGACCAGATGCTCGTATGGGCGGGGATCAAAGCCGTTTTGGACGATGGGAGGCAGGATTGCCAGAAATCCCTGATCCCATTGATGAACGACAGCTAGATATTTGCTTGATGAAAGCAACTCGACGCAGAGTGCAGCGAGGGGGTTATTTGCAATTTGAGAATCTAATGTATCGAGGAGAATACCTAGCGGGATATGCCGGAGAAACGGTATCACTGAGGTTTGACCCGAAAGACATCACAACAGTTTTGGTGTATCGCCAAGAAAACAACCAGGATGTCTTTTTAGCTCGTGCTTATGCTCAGAGCTTGGAGACAGAGCAATTATCATACGAGGAGGCGAAAGCCAGTAGTCGTAGGCTTCGTGAAGCTGGTAAAACGCTCAGCAATGAAGCTATTTTGCAAGAAGCATTAGACCGAGATGTTTTAGTAAACACCAAGAAAAATCGTAAACAACGCCAAAAGGAAGAACAAAAGCTGCTGCGATCGCAGCGTGAAGCAATAGACGAGAAACCTGCACTGAAAGCCGTTGAGCCTGAATTGGAAGAAACTCAGTTAGCTATTGAGGCTGATGCTGAATTTGAAGGGTTTGAGCCGATCGATTTTGATGAACTGCGAGGAGATTGGTAG